A genome region from Carya illinoinensis cultivar Pawnee chromosome 2, C.illinoinensisPawnee_v1, whole genome shotgun sequence includes the following:
- the LOC122301722 gene encoding luminal-binding protein 5-like, producing the protein MGRLKKAMEDAGLEKNQIDEIVLVGGSTRIPKVQQLLKDYFDGKEPNKAVNPDEAVAYGASVQGSILSGEGGEETKDILLLLRGSTDPWN; encoded by the exons ATGGGACGTCTTAAGAAGGCTATGGAAGATGCCGGTTTGGAGAAGAACCAAATTGATGAAATTGTGCTTGTTGGTGGAAGCACTAGGATTCCAAAGGTTCAACAGCTTCTTAAGGACTATTTTGATGGAAAGGAACCGAACAAAGCTGTGAACCCAGATGAGGCAGTTGCTTATGGTGCTTCTGTACAAGGAAGCATATTGAGTGGAGAGGGTGGTGAAGAAACTAAAG ATATCCTTCTCCTGTTACGTGGCTCCACTGACCCTTGGAATTGA
- the LOC122300143 gene encoding histone acetyltransferase HAC1 isoform X1 — translation MNVQAHMSGAGQVPNQAGLPQQNGSALAQQMHNLGGGGLRALFTAETEMDRARAYMQEKIFNILSQLQQQQPPLNEQARRKFKDIVKRLEEGLLRSAHTKEDYMNIDTLESRLHNLIKRQHLSNQNQQYPQLVNSSSAIGTMIPTSGMPHSGNSTMVVASSVDTSMISSSGCNSITPTTVNTGSLLPPGAGGIRDNSFNRADGPLPNGYQQSSASFSLGSGGNVTHGCPNTSSSEEPSIPFGGV, via the exons ATGAATGTGCAGGCCCATATGTCGGGGGCGGGGCAGGTGCCCAATCAGGCAGGGCTGCCTCAGCAGAATGGGAGTGCGCTCGCTCAGCAAATGCATAATCTGGGTGGCGGCGGGCTGCGTGCTTTGTTTACTGCAGAGACCGAGATGGACAGGGCACGTGCATACATGCAAGAAAAGAT CTTTAATATCTTATCCCagctgcagcagcagcagccacCTCTAAATGAACAGGCAAGAAGGAAGTTCAAGGACATAGTGAAACGTCTAGAGGAGGGTTTGTTGAGATCAGCTCACACAaag GAGGATTACATGAACATTGACACTCTGGAGAGTCGTTTGCATAATTTGATTAAACGCCAACATTTGAGTAATCAGAATCAACAATATCCTCAGCTTGTTAATTCTTCCTCTGCCATTGGTACAATGATACCGACATCTGGCATGCCACACAGTGGGAACTCAACCATGGTTGTTGCATCTTCTGTTGATACTTCCATGATTTCTTCTAGTGGATGTAATAGCATAACACCTACAACTGTTAATACTGGAAGCCTGTTGCCACCTGGTGCTGGTGGCATACGTGACAATTCATTTAATAGAGCTGATG GTCCTTTGCCTAATGGATATCAACAGTCTTCTGCCAGCTTTTCCCTCGGTTCTGGTGGGAATGTCACCCATGGGTGCCCAAACACATCATCATCCGAGGAACCATCCATACCTTTTGGAGGTGTGTAA
- the LOC122300143 gene encoding histone acetyltransferase HAC1 isoform X2, with protein MDEICCFNILSQLQQQQPPLNEQARRKFKDIVKRLEEGLLRSAHTKEDYMNIDTLESRLHNLIKRQHLSNQNQQYPQLVNSSSAIGTMIPTSGMPHSGNSTMVVASSVDTSMISSSGCNSITPTTVNTGSLLPPGAGGIRDNSFNRADGPLPNGYQQSSASFSLGSGGNVTHGCPNTSSSEEPSIPFGGV; from the exons ATGGATGAAATTTGCTG CTTTAATATCTTATCCCagctgcagcagcagcagccacCTCTAAATGAACAGGCAAGAAGGAAGTTCAAGGACATAGTGAAACGTCTAGAGGAGGGTTTGTTGAGATCAGCTCACACAaag GAGGATTACATGAACATTGACACTCTGGAGAGTCGTTTGCATAATTTGATTAAACGCCAACATTTGAGTAATCAGAATCAACAATATCCTCAGCTTGTTAATTCTTCCTCTGCCATTGGTACAATGATACCGACATCTGGCATGCCACACAGTGGGAACTCAACCATGGTTGTTGCATCTTCTGTTGATACTTCCATGATTTCTTCTAGTGGATGTAATAGCATAACACCTACAACTGTTAATACTGGAAGCCTGTTGCCACCTGGTGCTGGTGGCATACGTGACAATTCATTTAATAGAGCTGATG GTCCTTTGCCTAATGGATATCAACAGTCTTCTGCCAGCTTTTCCCTCGGTTCTGGTGGGAATGTCACCCATGGGTGCCCAAACACATCATCATCCGAGGAACCATCCATACCTTTTGGAGGTGTGTAA